In the Deferribacter desulfuricans SSM1 genome, CTTGGTATCGGTATCCCTGTTTATGTTTCTTGGATGGCTGGAGAATTTGGACTTAGCGACTTATTAACATTGACTGTTGAGCCAGGTCCTGTTGGCGGTATCGCACTTGTTGGACAAGACTTTGGTGTTGCTATAAGCCCTGCTGCAATCATACCAATGCCTGATATGTTTACAAACTATGAAGGTGGTATTATCGATTTTGCATCTCTTGGTTTCATGCAAATAGACCCTAAAGGTAATGTAAACCCATCTTACAGCCCTGTAAGGGTATCCGGTCCTGGTGGATTCCCAGTTATTTCAGCTGGTTCACCTAGAACATATTTTGCAGGTGGCTTCACAGCTGGTAAAGGAATAGATATTGATGCAGATGGTGGTAAACTTATAATTAATAGTGATGGTAACATTACAAAATTCAATAATGAACTTGTTAAGATTGTATTCAGTGGGCCTGAAGCTGCAAAAAATGGAAAAGAAATCATTTACGTAACAGAAAGAGCAGTATTCGGCTTAAACGAAAACGGATTAATCCTTAAAGAAGTTGCTCCTGGTGTGGATGTGGAAAAAGATATCCTTGCTAAAATGGATTTCAAACCTCAAATTGCTGACAAACTTGAAACTATGCCAGAAGTTCTCTTCCATCAAAGTATGGATCCACTTAAAGAGTATATTGATAATATACTTAAAGAAGCTGGAATGTTATAAAAAAAGGGGGCTTAAGCCCCCTTTTTTTTTGTTACATAAAACTTGTAGGATCTATATCAATCTTTAAGTAAATATTACCTTTTTTAATTTGCTCAAACTTTGATTTTGCTATTTTACAAACATTATGGATATCTTTAATATTTTTAGCTTTGATTAAACATTGATATCTGTAACGATTTTTAATTTTGTAAATAGGAGCTTTTGCGGGCCCTAGTAAAGTTATGTTTGGTAAAGTTTTTAAAATATCAGAAATCTCCAATATGGTCATTTCGCAACGCTGCTCATTAGAATGCTCAGTAATAAATCTTGCTAATTTGTAATAAGGGGGGTATTTAAAAAGTTTTCTCTTTTCCAACTCATATTTGTAAAACATTTCTCTGTTATTTAAATATTCGAAAAATGGGTTCTTCTTATTAAACGTCTGAATTAAAATTTCACCTTCCTTCTCAAATCTACCGGCTCTACCACCCACCTGATTAACAAGCTGAAAACACCTTTCATAACTTCTAAAATCAGGCATACCCAACAATCTATCAATATCTAATATCCCCACAAGAGTAACATCTGGAAAATTAAACCCTTTAGCTATTATTTGAGTGCCTATTAATATCTTAAAGTCCTTTTCTAAAAATTTATTTAATTTTTTATTAAGTGCGGTGTGAGAAGTTATTTCATCTGTATCAAGTTTTAAAATAATATCACCAAAAATCTCAGATAACACATTTTGTAAATGCTCTATACCGTAACCATATCCATAGATTTTATCGCTTTTACATACAGGACATGTATAATTATAAAACCTCTCACCACAATAATGACATAAAAACTGCTTACTGCTTTGAAAATAAGTTAGACCCACTGAACAATTTGGACACATGACACTTTCACCGCAATCTTCACAAACCATATGATGAGAATACCCTTTTTTATTCAAGAAAATTATAACCTGTTCATCTTTACTAAGCCTGTTTTCTATTTCATCAACCAATCGTTCTGAAATAATTTTCCCAATAAGTTCGTCTTTTTCTACTTTCAACACATTTAAATAAGGGATTTTTGCCTTATTAAATCTCTTTGATAAAAAGTAATGATTATACTTACCAACAGTAAAATTATAATAAGACTCCGCAGCAGGCGTAGCTGAACCTAATATTATTGGGATATTAAGAAGTTTTGCATAATAAATGGCAATATCTCTTAAGTTATAATAAGGAGCCTCTTCCTGTTTTAATGTTGACTCATGCTCTTCATCAACAATGATTAATCCAATATTTGAAGAAGGGATAAACAGTGCACTTTTTGTCCCTAATAAAAAGTCATTAGCAGATTTTGTAAACTTCCAAAACCTTTCAACCCTTTTTTTAAGAGGGATTTTGCTATGATAAACATCAACATCAAATCCAAGTCTCTCAGAAATCCTCTTTGTAAGTTGAGCAGTTAACGCAATTTCTGGCAACAGATATAAAACCTGTTTACCGTATTTCATCACATCTTTTGATACTTTTAAGTATATTTCTGTTTTTCCACTTCCAGTAACACCATCTATGTAATGGACATTAAACCCTTTGATATTATTAGCTATTTTATCATAAACATTTTGTTGCTCATCATATAAGAGGATATCACTCTCTGCTACATCTTTTTTATTTGTGCACTCTATTTCTTTAGAAAAAAATATCTTTTTTGATATTACATTTTTAAAAACTATCCCTACTTCACAACAGTAATATTTTGAAATAAAAAATATAAACTCAAGAAACTTTTCATTTACTAAAAATTCATCTACGACTTCTTCTACATATTTGTACCTGATACCTTCTTTAGGTGCAATATCCTCTTCTAACACAACACCATATTCAAACCTATTTTTCAAAGAAACAATAATCCTTTGCCCTCTCTTTAAGATTTTATCAGATTTATAAGTAAGGATGCCGTTATTTGGAACTGGTAGTAAAACTTTATAGTATTTTTCAGCCATAAAAGAATTTTATCATTTTTACTAATTTAATCAAGAAAACTCTAAAGTTTTAAAAAGTGCGTAGAGTGGAATCTCACCCCCTACGCACATAAAGGAAAAATCTTTAATCTTTGTAATAATCTTCAGGCAAATCTACCTTAATAAACAACTCTTTTAATTGCTTTTCATCTACGAAACTTGGAGCATCACACATCAAATCTGTTGCCTTTTGTGTTTTAGGAAATGCTATTACATCCCTTATAGATTCTGCTTTAGCAAAGATTGAAGCGATTCTATCAATCCCAAACGCTATACCACCATGAGGTGGTGTCCCATATCTCAATGCTTCAATGAAAAATCCAAATTTATATTCCCTTTCTTCCTCAGTCAATCCTAAAACAGAAAACATCTTTTCCTGAACATCACTTCTATGAATCCTTATACTACCACCACCAATTTCAGAGCCATTTAATACAAGGTCATAAGCTTTTGCTCTAATTTTACCAGGATCTGTATCAAAAAGTGGAATATCTTCATCTACTGGTGAAGTAAAAGGGTGATGCATTGCCACATATCTTTTTTCCTCTTCATCCCACTCCAATAGAGGGAAATCTGTCACCCATGTAAAACTATATTTATTCTCATCAATTAATCCAAGTTTTTTACCTAATAATAGCCTTAACTTAGACATATATAAATTAACTGTTTTCTCGTCACCAGCTCCGAAAAAGATAATATCTCCAACTTCGCCATTCATCTCTTTTACAATTGAATTGGTAACATCTTCTCCCAAAAATTTAATAATAGGGGATTGGAGTCCATCCTCATTTATTTTTATATACGCTAACCCTTTAGCACCAAGTGAACAAACAAAATCTGTTAACTCATCAATCTCTTTTCTAGAAAACTTAGCTCCACCTTTTGCGTTAATTGCTTTAACAACACCACCATCTTTAACTGCATCAGCAAAAACCTTAAATCCACAACCATCAACCAAATTATTAATAGTTTTCAAAAACATCTCAAATCTTGTATCTGGAGCATCATGGCCATATTTTTCCATAGCCTCTGTATAACTCATCCTTGGAAAAGGTCTTTCTATCTTTAAACCCAAAACCTTATCAAATATTTCCACAAACATCTCTTCTATTAAATCCATTAAATCTTCTCTGTCAATAAAAGACATCTCCATATCAAGCTGAGTAAACTCAGGTTGTCTATCAGCTCTTAAATCTTCATCCCTAAAACACTTTACAATTTGAAAATATTTATCAAAACCAGAAATCATTAAAAGCTGTTTAAACATTTGTGGTGACTGTGGTAAAGCATAAAACTTTCCTGGATTTACCCTACTTGGTACAAGATAGTCTCTAGCACCCTCTGGGGTGCTCTTTGTCAAAAAAGGAGTCTCAATATCCAAAAACCCTTTTTTGTACAAAAACTCCCTTATAGTTCTAACAAGATTATGCCTCAAAATTAAATTTCTTTGAAGTGGTCTTCTTCTCAAATCTAAGTATCTATATTTTAGCCTTATATCTTCGCCAACATTCGAATACTCATCTAGTGTAAATGGTAAGACTTTTGAAGTATTTAAAATTTTAAGCTCACTAACCATTACCTCAATTTCACCAGTTTTCAATTTTGGGTTTTCTGTGCCTTCAGGCCTTTTACTAACAACCCCTTTTACTGCGATAACATATTCAGTGCGAAGCTCTTCTGCTTTTTTATGAGCATTTTCATTGTATTCTGGATTAAAAACTACTTGAGTAATCCCTTCTCTATCTCTTAAATCAACAAAAATAACACCACCATGATCCCTTCTTTTTTGAACCCAACCCATTAAAATTACTTCTTCATTCAAATTATTAATATTTAACTCACCACAAGTATGAGTTCTTCTCCAACTTCCTAAATTCTCTAACATTTTTTCCTCCTAATTTTCCTGTAAAAACTTAATTATTTCATCTCTATTTATTTTAAACTGTTCTCCACTATTCATATCTTTTAATGTAAATTTACCACTACTGATTTCATCTTCACCTATTATTAACACATATCTACTATTTAATCTATTTGCTTTTTTCATTTCTGATTTAATACTTCCAAGATCATAACCTAAATTTACCTTAAAACCAGCATCTCTTAATTCATTTGAAATATTTATACCTACCTCTGTAAACTCTTCAAAAGTAATTATATAAATATCTACCTCGTCTTTTTTTAATTCATTTTTCATTTTGATGAGCTCTACCAGTCTATCCACACCAATGGCAAAACCTATCCCTGGAATATCTGGACCACCCAGTTCTTTAATCAGGCCATCATATCTCCCACCAGCACCAACCGCCGAAGAAGCTCCCAATTTATCAGTTACCATTTCAAATGCAGTCCTTACATAATAATCAAGCCCTCTAACAATATATGGATTTACATTGTATTCAACACCAAATTGATTTAAATAACTTTTCAATT is a window encoding:
- the priA gene encoding replication restart helicase PriA; this encodes MAEKYYKVLLPVPNNGILTYKSDKILKRGQRIIVSLKNRFEYGVVLEEDIAPKEGIRYKYVEEVVDEFLVNEKFLEFIFFISKYYCCEVGIVFKNVISKKIFFSKEIECTNKKDVAESDILLYDEQQNVYDKIANNIKGFNVHYIDGVTGSGKTEIYLKVSKDVMKYGKQVLYLLPEIALTAQLTKRISERLGFDVDVYHSKIPLKKRVERFWKFTKSANDFLLGTKSALFIPSSNIGLIIVDEEHESTLKQEEAPYYNLRDIAIYYAKLLNIPIILGSATPAAESYYNFTVGKYNHYFLSKRFNKAKIPYLNVLKVEKDELIGKIISERLVDEIENRLSKDEQVIIFLNKKGYSHHMVCEDCGESVMCPNCSVGLTYFQSSKQFLCHYCGERFYNYTCPVCKSDKIYGYGYGIEHLQNVLSEIFGDIILKLDTDEITSHTALNKKLNKFLEKDFKILIGTQIIAKGFNFPDVTLVGILDIDRLLGMPDFRSYERCFQLVNQVGGRAGRFEKEGEILIQTFNKKNPFFEYLNNREMFYKYELEKRKLFKYPPYYKLARFITEHSNEQRCEMTILEISDILKTLPNITLLGPAKAPIYKIKNRYRYQCLIKAKNIKDIHNVCKIAKSKFEQIKKGNIYLKIDIDPTSFM
- the aspS gene encoding aspartate--tRNA ligase — protein: MLENLGSWRRTHTCGELNINNLNEEVILMGWVQKRRDHGGVIFVDLRDREGITQVVFNPEYNENAHKKAEELRTEYVIAVKGVVSKRPEGTENPKLKTGEIEVMVSELKILNTSKVLPFTLDEYSNVGEDIRLKYRYLDLRRRPLQRNLILRHNLVRTIREFLYKKGFLDIETPFLTKSTPEGARDYLVPSRVNPGKFYALPQSPQMFKQLLMISGFDKYFQIVKCFRDEDLRADRQPEFTQLDMEMSFIDREDLMDLIEEMFVEIFDKVLGLKIERPFPRMSYTEAMEKYGHDAPDTRFEMFLKTINNLVDGCGFKVFADAVKDGGVVKAINAKGGAKFSRKEIDELTDFVCSLGAKGLAYIKINEDGLQSPIIKFLGEDVTNSIVKEMNGEVGDIIFFGAGDEKTVNLYMSKLRLLLGKKLGLIDENKYSFTWVTDFPLLEWDEEEKRYVAMHHPFTSPVDEDIPLFDTDPGKIRAKAYDLVLNGSEIGGGSIRIHRSDVQEKMFSVLGLTEEEREYKFGFFIEALRYGTPPHGGIAFGIDRIASIFAKAESIRDVIAFPKTQKATDLMCDAPSFVDEKQLKELFIKVDLPEDYYKD